From the Teredinibacter turnerae T7901 genome, one window contains:
- a CDS encoding SRPBCC family protein, with product MDGSTTNDAVLQTTRTYPWPADTIYQAFADPERLAKWWGPNGFSNTFETFGFAEGGEWRYTMHSPDGQDFKNVCVFVELIPAEKLVIKHDSAPRFTLTITLEESNNQTLLTWTQKFEDPQVASAVRHLAEPGNEQNLDRLGENLNRSA from the coding sequence ATGGATGGCTCCACCACTAATGATGCTGTATTACAAACCACTCGCACCTACCCTTGGCCTGCGGACACAATTTATCAGGCCTTCGCCGACCCGGAGCGGCTGGCAAAATGGTGGGGCCCCAACGGTTTCAGCAACACATTTGAGACCTTTGGCTTTGCCGAAGGTGGTGAATGGCGTTACACAATGCACAGCCCAGATGGACAGGATTTCAAAAACGTCTGCGTCTTTGTCGAGCTCATTCCAGCGGAAAAGCTGGTAATTAAACATGACTCAGCACCCCGCTTCACCCTGACTATCACGCTCGAAGAAAGCAATAACCAGACCCTGCTTACCTGGACACAAAAATTTGAGGACCCGCAGGTTGCCAGCGCAGTTCGCCACCTGGCTGAGCCCGGAAATGAGCAAAATCTGGATCGGCTGGGTGAGAATTTAAATCGTTCGGCATAA
- a CDS encoding ethanolamine ammonia-lyase subunit EutB: MSTAQSLLMWKIQNDAYWHFLCISSLINSFKALPLVCNMRYSYTLGSTRYHFTNLAELMAKATPARAGDRLAGVIAHTAQERVIAQMALADVPLKNFLNEALVPYEEDEVTRLIIDTHSADAFAPISHFTVGDFRNWLLSDAADGATLAQIRPGLTPEMVAAVSKIMRNQDLILVAKKCQVTTAFRNTIGLPGRFSTRLQPNHPTDDSTGIAASILDGLMYGSGDAVIGINPATDNLAQCQNLLHMLDEIIQRYQIPTQSCVLTHVTNAIEAIELGAPLDLVFQSIGGTEATNTSFGFNLAHLAQAEAAAQSLARGTVGNNVMYFETGQGSSLSANAHWGLDQQTCEVRTYAVARQYNPLLVNTVVGFIGPEYLFDGKEIIRAGLEDHCCGKLLGLPMGVDVCYTNHAQADQNDMDTLLTLLAVAGCTYIMGIPGADDIMLNYQTTSFHDALYARQVLGLRAAPEFEAWLEKMQIVETDQPAKLVDAMPDTFARTLEHLSDSDSSDARAETGQ, translated from the coding sequence ATGTCCACTGCTCAATCGTTGTTGATGTGGAAAATCCAGAATGACGCGTATTGGCACTTTTTATGTATATCATCCCTCATCAATTCATTCAAAGCGTTACCACTGGTTTGCAACATGCGTTATAGCTACACCCTGGGCAGCACCCGCTACCACTTTACCAACCTCGCGGAATTGATGGCCAAGGCCACGCCCGCACGGGCAGGCGACCGGCTTGCCGGCGTAATCGCGCACACAGCACAAGAACGGGTAATTGCCCAAATGGCATTGGCCGACGTACCGCTAAAAAATTTCCTCAATGAAGCACTGGTGCCTTATGAAGAGGATGAAGTTACCCGGCTGATTATTGATACCCACAGCGCAGATGCATTCGCACCTATCTCCCATTTTACCGTCGGCGATTTTCGCAACTGGTTACTCAGTGATGCCGCCGACGGCGCAACCCTGGCGCAAATTCGCCCGGGCCTCACGCCAGAAATGGTCGCTGCGGTCAGCAAAATCATGCGCAATCAGGATCTGATTCTGGTCGCCAAGAAATGCCAGGTAACCACCGCTTTTCGCAACACTATCGGTCTGCCCGGCCGCTTTTCCACACGCTTGCAGCCGAATCATCCGACCGATGACAGCACCGGTATCGCGGCGAGTATCCTCGACGGTTTGATGTACGGTAGTGGCGACGCGGTAATCGGCATAAATCCAGCGACAGATAATCTGGCGCAATGCCAAAACCTGCTGCACATGCTCGATGAGATTATTCAGCGCTACCAGATTCCCACTCAATCCTGCGTACTTACCCATGTCACCAACGCTATTGAAGCTATCGAACTGGGCGCGCCGCTCGATCTGGTGTTTCAATCCATCGGCGGCACTGAAGCCACCAACACCAGTTTTGGCTTTAACCTCGCCCACCTCGCCCAGGCGGAAGCAGCGGCACAAAGCCTGGCACGCGGGACTGTGGGCAACAACGTGATGTATTTTGAAACGGGGCAAGGCAGCTCGTTGTCGGCCAACGCCCACTGGGGGCTCGACCAGCAAACCTGCGAAGTCCGCACCTATGCAGTCGCGCGGCAATACAATCCGTTGCTGGTAAATACCGTGGTAGGTTTTATCGGTCCGGAATATTTATTCGACGGCAAAGAAATTATTCGCGCAGGGCTGGAAGATCACTGCTGCGGCAAATTGCTCGGACTGCCCATGGGGGTAGACGTGTGTTACACCAACCACGCCCAGGCCGACCAAAACGATATGGATACACTCCTCACCTTGCTCGCCGTAGCTGGCTGCACCTATATTATGGGGATTCCCGGTGCCGACGACATTATGCTGAATTATCAAACCACGTCGTTTCACGATGCGCTCTATGCGCGGCAGGTTCTGGGGTTGCGCGCTGCACCGGAATTCGAAGCCTGGCTGGAAAAAATGCAGATTGTTGAAACCGATCAGCCCGCGAAACTGGTCGATGCCATGCCCGACACTTTCGCCCGCACCCTGGAGCATCTATCCGACAGCGACAGCAGCGACGCGCGCGCGGAGACCGGCCAATGA
- the eutC gene encoding ethanolamine ammonia-lyase subunit EutC codes for MKRPHVVANPWQQLRRFTDARIGLGRAGTSLPTHELLAFQLDHARAQDAVHLPLDLARLCADLSALPALAPLGEIVQLRSRAADRNQYLQRPDFGRRLHEDEIPRLHHLSSNTEYDLAIVVADGLSSQAVQQNTAPMCEALLSALHNDDQPWQLAPTCVVQQGRVAVGDEVAEQLKAKAVVVLIGERPGLSSPDSLGIYLTWQPKVGRHDGERNCISNVRPQGLSFSEAARRLLYLLKESRRLQLSGVDLKDRTTSDTSTIQNGAKNFLLPS; via the coding sequence ATGAAACGCCCGCACGTAGTCGCAAACCCCTGGCAGCAGTTGCGTCGATTTACCGATGCCCGCATTGGTCTCGGCCGCGCCGGAACCAGCCTGCCCACCCACGAATTACTCGCCTTCCAATTGGATCACGCACGTGCACAGGACGCCGTTCACCTGCCGCTTGATCTCGCCCGATTGTGTGCCGATCTCAGTGCGCTGCCAGCACTCGCGCCACTGGGTGAGATCGTTCAACTGCGCTCACGCGCTGCAGACCGCAACCAGTATTTGCAGCGCCCGGATTTTGGGCGGCGCCTGCACGAAGATGAGATCCCTCGCTTACACCACCTGAGCAGCAACACCGAGTACGACCTCGCCATCGTGGTCGCCGACGGTCTCTCCTCACAAGCAGTACAACAAAATACTGCCCCTATGTGCGAAGCCCTGTTAAGCGCCCTGCACAACGACGATCAACCCTGGCAGCTGGCGCCAACGTGCGTGGTACAGCAAGGGCGTGTGGCCGTCGGCGATGAAGTCGCCGAGCAATTAAAAGCCAAGGCGGTGGTAGTGCTAATTGGCGAGCGTCCGGGTTTAAGCTCACCGGACAGCCTGGGGATCTATCTCACCTGGCAGCCTAAAGTCGGTCGCCACGACGGTGAGCGAAATTGCATCTCCAACGTTCGCCCGCAGGGGTTAAGTTTCAGCGAAGCTGCCCGCCGCTTGTTATACCTGTTAAAGGAATCCCGTCGCTTGCAGTTGAGTGGCGTCGACCTGAAAGATCGCACCACAAGTGACACCTCAACTATCCAGAATGGTGCAAAAAATTTCCTGCTGCCAAGTTAA
- a CDS encoding NADH:flavin oxidoreductase, with amino-acid sequence MSETTLADSVLFEPLKIGSLELKNRIVMAPMTRNMAPEGVPNEKNAAYYQRRAEGDVGLILTEGTVIDRPASRNEQHIPFVYGEAAMGGWRTVVDAVHAASGRIGPQLWHVGAMPGQSGWEPAQSPESPSGLMAPDAPRGVAMTDADIADAIAAFARSAADSKAAGFDVVEIHGAHGYLIDEFFWDKTNQRADAWGGASLVERSRFAVEVVKAVRQAVGDDFPVILRLSQWKQQDYTVKLAPTPDDMAAWLTPLADAGVDIFHCSQRRYWEPEFVDIDGEDGLNFAGWAKKLTGKATISVGSVGLNNDVMSTFSGESAGVAAIDKLLSRMDKGEFDLIAVGRALISDPHWVQKVKEGRFSDLIPFEPSQLGELN; translated from the coding sequence ATGAGTGAAACAACATTAGCTGACAGCGTGCTCTTTGAACCGCTGAAAATCGGCAGCCTCGAATTAAAAAATCGTATTGTTATGGCACCCATGACCCGCAATATGGCGCCTGAGGGTGTACCAAATGAAAAGAACGCGGCTTACTACCAGCGCCGCGCAGAGGGTGACGTGGGTTTGATCCTTACCGAGGGCACTGTGATTGACCGCCCGGCGTCGCGCAACGAGCAGCACATCCCGTTTGTTTATGGTGAGGCGGCTATGGGTGGTTGGCGTACAGTGGTCGACGCGGTGCACGCGGCCAGCGGCCGCATTGGTCCACAGCTGTGGCATGTGGGGGCGATGCCCGGGCAGTCAGGCTGGGAACCGGCACAATCGCCGGAGTCGCCTTCAGGTTTGATGGCGCCAGACGCACCGCGTGGTGTGGCCATGACAGACGCGGATATCGCCGATGCAATTGCTGCGTTTGCACGCTCCGCAGCGGATTCCAAAGCCGCAGGGTTTGATGTGGTGGAAATTCACGGTGCACACGGTTATCTGATCGACGAATTTTTCTGGGATAAAACCAACCAGCGTGCCGACGCCTGGGGTGGTGCAAGTCTGGTGGAGCGGTCCAGGTTCGCAGTGGAGGTGGTTAAAGCCGTGCGCCAGGCAGTGGGCGATGACTTCCCGGTCATTTTGCGGCTCAGCCAGTGGAAGCAGCAGGACTACACGGTAAAACTGGCTCCCACACCAGACGATATGGCTGCCTGGCTGACCCCGCTCGCCGATGCAGGTGTTGATATATTCCACTGTTCGCAGCGCCGTTACTGGGAGCCGGAATTTGTGGACATCGACGGTGAAGATGGCTTGAACTTCGCCGGTTGGGCGAAAAAGCTGACTGGCAAGGCCACCATCAGCGTGGGCTCGGTGGGTTTAAACAATGATGTGATGTCGACATTCAGTGGCGAGAGTGCGGGTGTCGCGGCTATCGATAAACTGCTGAGTCGCATGGATAAGGGTGAGTTCGATTTAATCGCTGTCGGGCGCGCGCTAATTAGCGATCCCCACTGGGTACAAAAAGTTAAAGAGGGGCGCTTCTCCGATTTGATCCCATTCGAGCCTTCGCAATTGGGCGAACTCAATTAG
- a CDS encoding DUF819 domain-containing protein has product MQAPLFTNDATVLGLLTVILGAVFFSTQSNHPVFRKFYSVVPAILLCYFLPSLLNTLGVIDGDHSQLYFVASRYLLPTTLVLFVISVDIRQILRLGPKALILFFTGTFGVVIGGPIALLVISWVSPELIGNNGPDAVWRGMTTVAGSWIGGGANQAAMKEIYAVGNDVFSAWVAVDVIVANLWMAVLLTLAAKSKGIDRRNGADTTAIVQLQESIAKYQAENARIPTLNDVMIIVAVGFGVTGLSHFCADLIAPYLQENYPGLARFSLHSRFFWMVVIASTIGIALSFTRARHLEAAGASRLGSAMLYILVATIGTHMNLMAIFETPIYFVIGFIWMFCHAGLMLLMAKLLRAPLFFMAVGSQANVGGAASAPVVAAAFHPALAPVGILLAVLGYAVGTYMAWICGQLLIVIN; this is encoded by the coding sequence ATGCAAGCTCCACTGTTTACCAACGATGCCACGGTGCTCGGCCTGCTGACTGTGATTCTCGGCGCAGTTTTTTTTAGCACGCAAAGCAACCATCCCGTATTTCGCAAGTTTTATTCTGTTGTCCCCGCCATTCTGCTCTGTTATTTCCTGCCGTCGCTGTTGAACACCTTGGGTGTGATTGACGGTGATCACAGTCAGTTGTATTTCGTCGCCTCCCGTTATCTCCTGCCGACTACTCTGGTGCTGTTTGTGATCAGTGTCGATATTCGGCAAATCCTGCGGCTGGGGCCCAAAGCGCTGATTTTATTTTTCACCGGCACTTTTGGTGTGGTGATTGGCGGGCCTATTGCGCTGCTGGTTATTTCGTGGGTTTCGCCGGAATTAATTGGCAACAACGGGCCGGATGCGGTCTGGCGCGGTATGACCACGGTGGCAGGCAGTTGGATTGGCGGCGGTGCTAACCAGGCGGCGATGAAGGAAATTTACGCAGTTGGTAACGATGTTTTTTCCGCCTGGGTTGCGGTGGACGTGATTGTTGCAAACCTCTGGATGGCAGTGCTACTAACGTTGGCGGCGAAGAGCAAAGGCATCGACCGCCGCAACGGCGCCGATACCACTGCAATTGTGCAGTTGCAGGAATCCATTGCCAAATATCAGGCGGAAAATGCGCGCATTCCCACGCTCAACGATGTGATGATCATTGTCGCCGTGGGCTTTGGTGTTACCGGTTTATCGCATTTCTGCGCCGACCTCATTGCGCCCTATTTACAAGAGAATTATCCGGGTCTCGCCCGGTTTAGTTTGCACTCACGTTTTTTCTGGATGGTGGTGATTGCCTCCACCATTGGTATTGCCCTGTCATTTACCCGTGCCCGCCATTTGGAAGCCGCTGGTGCGTCGCGGTTGGGCTCAGCCATGCTTTACATTCTGGTGGCCACAATCGGCACCCATATGAATTTAATGGCGATTTTTGAAACGCCAATATATTTTGTGATTGGCTTTATCTGGATGTTCTGTCATGCCGGGCTCATGTTACTGATGGCGAAGTTGCTGCGAGCACCGCTGTTTTTCATGGCGGTGGGTAGCCAGGCGAATGTGGGTGGTGCGGCGTCTGCACCCGTGGTTGCCGCAGCATTTCACCCCGCGTTGGCGCCGGTGGGTATTTTGCTGGCGGTGCTGGGCTATGCCGTGGGCACCTACATGGCATGGATTTGCGGTCAACTATTGATTGTAATTAATTAA
- a CDS encoding M28 family metallopeptidase — protein MVFRLRFIVIGALLALPVHAKEKVSRVNTDELHTIAAEVSAVHIEQDVRTLVGFGTRHTASETASDTRGIGAARRWIKNEFDKISAACGGCIEVYYQSETVSGETRIPDPVEVVSVIAVQRGVTDPGRYVIMSGDIDSRVTDVMNATSDAPGANDNASGVAGVLETARVLSQYRFQGSIVYAALAGEEQGLFGGKIMAAQAQKDGWRIKAVLNNDMIGNIEGINGVIDNTTARIFAEGTRHTETPEEATTRRYTGGEVDSPSRNLARYIDKMADTYIPNLDTMVIYRLDRFGRGGHHKPFNDLGFPGVRIMETNENYNRQHQDIRTENGIAYGDTIEGVNFPYAAKLTALNAVSLASMAWAPNPPSGVTIKGAVQPSTTLSWTALNKKQNPNLAGYKIYWRYTDAPQWQYSRFVGDVTEFTLENIVIDNYFFCVASVSKDGFESPVVFPGAAGSFGE, from the coding sequence ATGGTTTTCCGTCTGCGATTTATCGTCATTGGTGCGCTTTTGGCGCTGCCCGTTCACGCCAAGGAAAAGGTCTCTCGCGTAAATACGGATGAATTACACACTATTGCTGCTGAAGTGTCTGCAGTTCATATCGAGCAGGATGTTCGCACTCTTGTGGGGTTTGGCACTCGCCATACCGCGTCCGAAACTGCCTCGGATACTCGCGGGATCGGCGCTGCCCGTCGCTGGATTAAAAACGAGTTCGACAAGATTTCAGCGGCGTGTGGTGGCTGCATCGAGGTTTACTATCAATCCGAAACTGTATCTGGTGAGACACGTATTCCAGACCCTGTTGAAGTCGTCAGTGTGATTGCGGTGCAGCGCGGGGTTACCGACCCCGGTCGCTATGTAATTATGTCTGGCGATATTGATTCGCGGGTTACCGATGTGATGAACGCAACCAGCGACGCGCCCGGTGCCAACGACAATGCGTCCGGCGTCGCCGGGGTGCTGGAAACTGCGCGGGTGCTGAGTCAGTATCGCTTCCAGGGCTCTATTGTGTATGCCGCGCTGGCCGGTGAAGAGCAGGGGCTGTTCGGCGGCAAAATTATGGCCGCGCAAGCGCAGAAAGATGGCTGGCGAATTAAAGCGGTGCTTAATAACGATATGATCGGCAACATCGAGGGCATTAACGGTGTTATCGATAACACAACAGCGCGCATATTTGCCGAAGGCACCCGACACACAGAAACACCGGAAGAGGCGACTACTCGCCGCTACACCGGTGGCGAAGTGGATTCCCCCAGCCGCAACCTCGCACGTTACATAGACAAAATGGCGGATACCTATATCCCCAATCTGGATACCATGGTGATCTATCGCCTGGACCGCTTTGGTCGGGGCGGTCATCACAAGCCGTTTAACGATCTCGGCTTTCCCGGTGTGCGCATTATGGAAACCAACGAAAACTACAATCGCCAGCACCAGGATATTCGCACCGAAAATGGTATTGCCTACGGCGATACTATCGAGGGGGTAAATTTTCCTTACGCGGCCAAACTTACCGCGCTCAATGCGGTGAGTCTTGCATCCATGGCCTGGGCGCCGAACCCACCCAGTGGTGTCACTATCAAAGGTGCCGTGCAACCCAGTACGACACTATCCTGGACAGCGCTGAATAAAAAACAAAACCCCAATCTTGCCGGTTATAAAATTTACTGGCGCTACACCGATGCACCGCAATGGCAATATTCCCGCTTCGTGGGCGATGTGACCGAATTTACCCTGGAGAATATTGTGATCGACAATTATTTTTTTTGCGTGGCCAGTGTGAGCAAAGACGGCTTTGAAAGCCCAGTGGTCTTTCCAGGCGCGGCGGGAAGTTTTGGGGAGTGA
- a CDS encoding winged helix-turn-helix transcriptional regulator codes for MECPSRAIFSEIADKWSMMILSVLESQPRRFNDIKRRLEGVSQKSLTQSLRKLERNGILERTVISSSPVSVEYSLTPLGQSLLGPFKTLYLWIVDNVGEVYEARQLFDARQTD; via the coding sequence GTGGAATGCCCATCAAGAGCGATCTTTTCTGAGATCGCGGACAAGTGGTCAATGATGATTCTATCGGTGTTAGAGAGTCAGCCACGACGCTTCAACGATATTAAACGCCGCCTGGAAGGCGTATCACAAAAATCACTCACTCAATCCCTTCGCAAGCTCGAACGAAACGGTATACTCGAGCGCACAGTCATCAGCTCCTCGCCAGTGAGCGTGGAGTACAGCCTCACGCCACTGGGGCAATCGCTGCTTGGCCCATTCAAAACCTTATACCTGTGGATTGTGGATAATGTAGGCGAGGTCTACGAAGCCCGGCAACTGTTCGATGCAAGACAAACGGATTGA